The following DNA comes from Centroberyx gerrardi isolate f3 chromosome 4, fCenGer3.hap1.cur.20231027, whole genome shotgun sequence.
AGCAGGACGGACGATGCTGGTTCATATTCTGCTCCTGGTCCTGAGCTGTCGGGGCGTCGGCGGCAGGAAGTCGGAGCCCCGGCTGGACGAGGCGGATCTGTTCAGAGGAGCGGACAGATACGACTTCGCCATCGAGGTTCCTGCCTCAGGCACCGAGTGTTTCTGGCACTTCGCCCACCAGAGCGGAAACTTCTACCTGACTTACATGGTGAGAAGGctggactgactgacagctgtgaCCCGTGGGACCGGGTTTCCTCTCGTCTGCGGTGATGAACTTGTTTGAAAGCTGAGAGCTGTTATGAAATGAATCCTGGGGGTGTTGAGGGGAAGCTGTACCTTTGTTAAAACCCGTCCACCTTGGGCTTATCAGACTTTCAAGGTGATCCAGTTTGACTCCAAGTCTTGTTATCTCTGTCGAAGTTAGCATGATAACATTCGTGTTCGCAGGACATTCACTGTGTCTTGCAGAAATGTAGAGTAGCTTCATGTCTTTTTAAGTCCAACTGAGTTTAAAAACCTGggcaagaaagcagcatcatgacaaacaacagaaaaacaacatataaCAATATATATTAGCAAAAGTTTATAGGTTTGCCTAGTTATAGCCTAGCACAGATTGTGTGTTCCTGAGTTTTTTATGTATGTTTCTACATTCTGGTGTTGCTCAGCAGGACAGAGGCTGCTGTCGACATGCTCAGTTCAATTCAGCTTTGTCATTCCATCTTGCACCAGCAAACAGGAAAGCACATTCCAAAGAAGAGTAGAACAAGCTGCAATCCAAaacattttgttgtgtgtgtgtgtgtgtgtgtgtgtgtgtgtgtgtgtgtgtgtgtgtgtgtgtgtgtgtgtgtgtgtgtgtgtgtgtgtgtgtgtgtgcgtgcgcaggTGCAGTGGGTAACGGGGATGGCTAACGACCCCCGGCTGTTTGTGACCGTTCTGTCACCAGAAGGCGCTCTGGTGGCTTCAACGCGTGACGCCATCGGTCAATTCAACTTCCAGACCGAGGTGACAGGTATGATGAGTCGGAGAGTAAATATCCAGGACGCTTCACTTCCACCTGGCATTAATGTGATCCAGATCGTAATCAGTCCAATCACACGGAGGTGACAACAAAATGGCAACGATGCTCCTACCCACAGTGACGTTTTTAGCTGCGTGATTAATTTTCTATCCGTGACGACGACATTTCTACCTAGCGATGATCTTTCTACCTTTAGTGAAGACATTTCTACTTCGTGGGCGAATACTTTCTCACCAACACACTTGTGACTCACTGTGTGTTCAAGCAGCAGGTGTAGGAGGCCGAAGCCTTCCTACAGTTGACAAGCGGTTAAGTGACTAACCCAATTTTCCATTGACCACAAAGTCTGTCTTCTGCAACTAAACGAACGGTGTTGCGATTCATCTGTCTCTCACTACGACGATTTGcacgtttctgttattttatggCGTGGAAGCTTCCAGAAAAGACTTTATAGCAGTGGAGAACTACAGCGTAGAATGAACCAACTGTTGACAGCAGGGAGCAGACTGACGCTCATggtcagtctgcaggttttcaccaAGCCGCCAACatcacgggtgaattttgaagccaatgaagtggcggcaggcggtgattcctctaacgtccgctagagtccggctccaaaaagactccaaacctccaactccatgaagtcaatggaccacaaccaacttctgataaaaaaaaaaaaaattggtttggtctcagcagctaaatTCACTTCTTCtatgtgtccttatggagattttcaaaataattgcatcattaacgggatatatcggttataaaacagggttgttttcctagtgattgacaggtcgtctgtCCAGTGATCAACAGGTCGTCGATTtttggctgctctggctccgaaaaatgtcaacatggcggcaatCGTAAACCCCAActttaggcttcaaaacggcccttcagaaacctaacCTACCtcatctgtttttacagtctgtggttttcacctgttcagatgcagtttgGGACTTCGCTAAAGTCTGAGTTCCCTGtagctgtgaagctgcagctagctgatgatctcacacaaatacgtgaaatgaacacaaactctaaaatggcgatttacatgctgtggacacgtattatggggaaaataacgtttctctaCCACAAACTGAATTGCGTTCCCCCGCAACGAATCTGAATACGTTCCTtcaccacaaattgaattacgtcccaaaggttggttagcGGTTAAATTTAGGAAATGTCCTTTGTAAAGGCTGAGAATCGAACCCCagtcgccgacatcgaaggcaaacgtatacgcccgtCCACCACCCGACCTCCATGCtacttcaatgtcacactacttcctgtttatagtcgtgtctccttcatgtaaccgtttgctgctgggaaaacgtaaatttaacacttatatgttccaccaacacgtaatttgctgtgaACATGTCGTGTTCagttcacgtttttctgtgagatcagtctgagCTAAAATCCTGCTGGGTAGTGTAGCTCGgtaactatttttttatttttttcatgtaaatgaacaactgaatggatttttgtgaaagTAAGCCAagtgagatgtgttgatgcttcctacaacatacagtatatcacaatcAGATTGCTGATATGAAGTAACCTCCACTCACTGACAGAGGGGGAGTTAACCAGAGGGTTGATGGAAAGTACGTCACCTTCAGCCTGGGGCGTAATTTCCACTGGGGATGGGGGGGAAATCCCATTTGTGTCCCCCCACTTTTTTAACCGCAAAAATCATGTTAAAAATCGAGTTAACCAGAGAGTTGATGGCCTTCAGCTACAGTGTGTCTGCAGCTGTAGAGGAGCTGTAGTGAATATCTGTCAGTGTGCTGGACCAGCGCACCATGAGGTATTTCTACTGAACTGGATTGTTGAAAGCTTTTTGATCCCTGTGTCCTTCCCATAACTCCGGCTTCCTCCTGGCAGGTTTTTACCAGATGTGTCTCGGGAACCACAACAACCGGTTCGGAGGCGTCCGGGTCTTTCTGAACTTCGGCGTCGTCTACGAAGGTTTCGAGGAGGCcaagagagagctggaggagggcGAGAAAGTCCTCAACACAACTTTGGCCAGAATCCAGGTGTTGGTTTCAGTTCAAATTCAAGTCCCTTAGTTTGTCTGGGATGTTGGACTGCTTAGTTATGTATATCACAATATCCCTTTAttcgccaagtacaataaatcaAAATTCATATCATTATTCaatctgattttaaaaaatgtaaatcgaACAAACTAGCTAGACTAGCATACTATTTAACAACCAGGGTAACATAAACCAACAATGTATCTAGATGGATGTTAGCTGAGCTGCTATCATGAAAAACTTTttcagttgttacagttgtAAGATAATTTAATACGATGTTTcacagacagtgtgcgggatgCTATTCCTCTCAGTGTCTACCTTTTTGGTTGTGGTCCTACCCACCTAAATCTAAAGACCTTTAGGTGTGCAAACATTTTTCTTGACTCAGTTGTTACAgttaaaatgttgaaatatttcCTCCTTGCTTGCAGTTTCTaatgcaatgcttatggagagacTGGAAGtgtgtcctctgtaatggatgcaaTATAAAATCTTGACATGTACAGTTCTTCAGTCAAAActtacttaaaggataaggccggtgttttttaatgcattgcttaccgtcaacaaatcctatgaaaataacaaaatcaacaatgcgtttgctctcctcctgttactttctgacttcccacgtaccatttttagccttcaacccggaagtcattggctccaattgtaagctgaaaacctttaaatacagctcacaaagacatagtttacattttaaaaatcgctaactgttaccatgaaaagtcagactgttgtagtta
Coding sequences within:
- the LOC139923582 gene encoding transmembrane emp24 domain-containing protein 6-like — protein: MLVHILLLVLSCRGVGGRKSEPRLDEADLFRGADRYDFAIEVPASGTECFWHFAHQSGNFYLTYMVQWVTGMANDPRLFVTVLSPEGALVASTRDAIGQFNFQTEVTGFYQMCLGNHNNRFGGVRVFLNFGVVYEGFEEAKRELEEGEKVLNTTLARIQESTQKLQTQIFHMWRHYNFARMRKGKDHYLLLSNLSYVSCWSAAQSLAILLSGYLQLLFLKRLFHTDSHRPPC